TCCGGTCACCAGCTTTGCACGGCTCACCTCTCAGTCGGTGGTGGCAGATCTGCCCCAAGAAATGATTctgaagaaagagagggattCACCAGAGCATGGTGCTGGGTTCCTGCACAGCATGGGGATAAAGCAGGAGAAGTTAAGCGAGTTTGACTACCGCCTGCCTTTGTACGGAGCTGGCCCTGAGACTGCctctggaggaggaggaaagtGCACAGATATGCTCGATGTTTCCATGGGCAACCACACCAACATGCTTCTTCATGACATCGGCCTTAGCAATGTAAGTTTAAACGAACAGTGAAAGGTATTGGTATTTTGGTATTGCATTGCTTTGTGCATTCTGAATTTATTTATCGGTATGGGTGCTTAGCGTAGTCCTTCAGTGTCTTGTAGCACTTTAAGAATTTACGGAAAATTGTGAGTGATTTTCAGAAATTCCATTTTAATGATCTTTGTGGTGGTAGTTTCCAGGAAGATTAGGAAAAGACCCAAAAGACTCTTCACACAGAAGAGGAAGACGGGCAAACGGAGAAGGACCAGAAGGCAAAACCAGAAGGAAACGAGGGGAATCTACCAAGGTGCTCGAATTACTCATATTCATCACATGGTTCTTGAAAAGATGTAGTGTTGAGTTAGCTAGCACAGCTAATAATGAAGCTAACGTAATGAACATTGCCGTTTCGTATTTTGATTCTGTAGATGATGGGCATTTGCTGGCAGACTAAGGCCATTTACAGTCAATGTGTGGTAACAGTATGGGCATGTGTAATAGTTTGTGTGTATAGAATATAGAGTACAAAAGTACAGAGTGAGACAGTACACAGATATGAGAAACTGAAATTTTGACAGATCCTtaatcagctgtgcaagcaaaaatATGGCagaatgaaatatatatatttatcattatatatatatattaattatttatatataatgtatgtgtatatatgtatatgtatgtatgcctATGAAAGTTAgaaaactcaaaagaaaattgtTTTTCATATATATGAACTGGTTCCTCCTCCTACAATTTCAGAACATCCTGTGTCTcaggccccgtccacacgacgccggaggtttttgtctccgttttcaaaaatatctccgtccacacgatcagcgttttcaaaaatatctacatccacacgacgccggaggtttttaaaaacggaggtttttgtctccgttttcaaaaatatctacgtccacacgacgccggaggtttttagcctcccgtccacacgaaaacggcGTTTTCGGTCACcgaaaaacggaggtttttgaaaacgccttccaaggtggagacttttgaaaactccggtctctgcgtttaggaaaacgctgacgtcacatagtgagtctgcgcatgtctttttttgtttacattcgctCAGTTTGTTCAGCATGGATACGCAGCTGATACGCAGCCGTGAAACGCTGCAATTAACATGCCAGCCCAGTAGAGGGCGATCGTACTTCCCACAGAATGACATCAAAACACTTGAAGAATCAActtaaatcaaatatatttgtataacgcttttcacaacacatgtgttaacaacacaaagttaacaatactgtaGCGTGTAGTGCGGATGATTTATTCAGGGAACGAGCCATTTTGAATACTTGCTTTCTTTATTAGAGAGCAGCCCTGTTTCAACACAACGGGTAATGCTTGTGAACTCGGACTTACACATACATTGAATGGGTGCGGGGTATCGAATGAGTACGAACACACGGGGGTGGTAGGTTTGACAAGCACATTAaaaacactcatacatacatcgATTAGAAGCTTACATTGTACAGACACATTCATCACATAGCACTTTATCACAAGCacattacagacattataacACTAAACTTGGCGACCAAATATTACACGAAAGGGATTATGGGAACGATTTCAAAAAACTGAACGCAGCGCATTTAGGCGCCTCTGCTGTGTTATGTAATGCGAAagtaacattaaattaaattgtACACATGTTAATAATCCGCCAATTGCAGTGACAACGAAGGCAATCACGGAGCTGtccatgctgaacaagctgagcgaatgtaaacaaaaaaaagacatgcgcagaatccctatgtgacgtcagcgttttcctaaacatgcgCTTTCCCCGTACACACGAATACGCTgagaccggagttttcaaaagtctccaccttggaaggcgttttcaaaaacctccattttcgtgtggacgggaggctaaaacggagacaaaacctccgtttttaaaaacctccggtgtcgtgtggacggagatatttttgaaaacggagacaaaaacctccggcgtcgtgtggacgggaggctaaaacggagacaaaaacctcagtttttaaaaacctccggcgtcgtgtggatgGGGCCTCAGGAAGCATGTGCATTACttaaattttatatatgtacTTAAATAAGTAATTTGCTCTCACCTTGAATCTTCTTTGGGTTATATAAACCTTCATTTGTTTTTAATAACTTTATTTAGGACAAAGTAATAGCCAACAATGAGCACAGTTCATTTAATCCTTTGCATTTTTTTTCTATAATTCCTTTATTAAATTTGTGATTGTCTGTAAAAGGCTATGACATGATGGTTATTGACTGGTTTCCATTGTTTCACTCAGTCACTGATGCTGGATGGGGACGGAGGCCCGCTCTCCCCGAGCTCAAAACCACACATATGTGAACACTGCAGCGCTGCCTTCCGCAGCTCCTATCACCTGCGCAGACACGTGCTTATACACACAGGTGAGAGACGTTCGCTGCCAACATCAAGCAGCATTTCTCCATGTACGAGTTTGGGATGATCTACCAATGTAATAATACACTTTCACCAAAGGTCCACCTtcttagtcacacacacacacacacgtgcgcacacacacacacacgtacatcatTAATTTTAACATAAACCATTCAGTAGTTTTTAATTCAGGCCACCTGTCGCACATAAAATGCAAGTTATGCTGTGCACTGAAACCGTATGCAGTTAGCAGTGCTCCTAGTGAAAATGATTTGAAAAGGGTGTCTTGGTTGACTGGATAGACTCCAGTTTGAAGGCAACCTGAGATGGTGCTTTAATGAGTTGGATGGTTCGTTAATGTGGGGTGGTGGgcctttttcatttttgactGCACAGGTGAGAGGCCTTTCAGGTGCAGTCAGTGCAACATGAGCTTCATCCAGAAGTACCTGCTACAGCGACATGAGAAGATCCACAGTGGTGAGTCCCAAACACATTTATCAGAGATGATCACTAGATCACTAGATTAGAGGATTGTGAAATCGTTGTGAAATCTGTATGGAAATGCTGCTACTGTTGCTACTCTTATTGTTAAACCCGTATACATTTTTTCCTGTCAACAGGGGAAAAGCCATTCAGCTGTGACCAGTGTAACATGCGTTTCATTCAGAAGTACCACATGGAGCGGCACAAGAGGACACACAGTGGAGAAAAGCCATATAAATGTGATACCTGCCAACAGGTGAGAATGAACTTGTAAGACAGCTCCTCAAAAAATGTAGGCCACCTCCATTTTACCTCTTCAACCTTTCTGCAAGAAATTTCAGCACattgtaattttgtaatttcAACATGGCTTGTTTCAAActccttctgctcctcttccgCGGCTGCAGTATTTCTCTCGTACGGACCGATTACTGAAGCACAAGAGAACCTGTGGAGAAGCCATAAAGAAGGGCCTGGACCCAGGGATGCTTGACCTCGGAGATGAGGAACTGGCCCATGGCAGCTACCTACAAACTCAGGGAAGCACCAGTGCACCACGCAAGAAGGGCAAGTCGAAGAACGGTGGGGAGGGCAACGAGCGCCGCAGGAAGAAAACAGGCGGGGCTGCCGGGGGCCACGGCCTCAGCCTGCAGAACTACGGTGTGGACATTCCTGCTGGTCCAGCATTGTCCACCTCTGCCATCGACGACGGCATGCAGAACCAGCATGTCCGTGGCCCCAAGCTCGTCTTCAAGAAAGGTGGCCGCAAGGCTGCGGATAAAGGCCTACTCTCCATGGGCGAAGCCGGCTCCAGCTCGGGGCCCCATGAGCAGAAGCTGTTGGGCTCCAAGTCTGGGTCCCTGGATCTGCCCCCAGGCACCGGTGCATTGGATGGCATGGGTCTCCTGCAGAATGCCTCCGGGTCAAAGCATGGGGGAACCAGTAGCAATTACGATGATGCCATGCAGTTCCTGAAGAAGAGGAGATACCTAAATGCAGCAAACAGCGCCAGTGGTGGGGCTGATTATGGCTCGGTCCACCTACAGCCTCAGCAGACGGTCATCCAGGGTGGCCTTGGAGAGCCCACACTGGCCTTGCTGGACACCTccccactggtcagtgttgacAGCAAGCATGACAAGTCTGGTATTCCTGATGAAGTGCTGCAGAGCCTCCTGGACCACTACTCGCACAAAACCGATGGTACCCATCCGGATGTGACTTTCGATCTCTCTGACCAGCACCACGTGGAGCTGCACCCCACGTCCGCCACACCGGAGCTGGGAGCAGACGAGGGCTCCTCGGGCGGATCTGGAGACAAGACCGGGATCATGAGCGAGTACTCCAAGTTCCTGCTGCAGACCCTGGAGAGGACCAGCCACAGTGGCGGCTTCACCCTCGGCCCCAGCGGCGCCTTCCCCAGCTCTCTCTTCCTCGACAAGCATGTCTACGCCACCTCCCCCCTGGAGTGCGGCTTCGGTCAGTCCGTCACCTCTCCGCTCGCTCCTTCCTCCTCATCGGCTCTACCAAAGTCCCACTTCAGCATGCTCGTGAGTTCCCCGTCACCGTCCCATgcttccccctccccccagcagGGATTCCACCTGGTAGCTCTGGAGCCTCCTGCTCACCAGCAACTCACCCCGTCTCAAGAGCTGGACAAGCCGCCCTCACCCCCCTATCCAATTGGCGCCCAGGAGCTTGCCAGCAGGCAAAAAAAGCAGCAAGCGAAGAATGGCAGCTCCGCAGCCAACGGTGGCAGTGGGAATGACGCAGACGGCAGATCTTCCGTCTACGGCCTGGCTCCAACTCCTGACATGGTGACCTTGGAGCCCTCCAAGGAAGTGGACGTACGTTCCACATACCAGATTGAGAACTTCGCCCAGGCCTTCGGCTCCCAGTTTAAATCGGGGCGCCGGACCCCGCTGCAGTACAGCACTGACCCCCAGGGTGGGGTCGGCGATGCAGATCCCCGGATATCGCGGACTTCCGTGTCAGAATTCTCAGGGTATACTAGTCTGTTAGCTGACGTTAGCGAGCCAGCTAGCTCAGGAAGCAAAACCCCCA
The genomic region above belongs to Brachyhypopomus gauderio isolate BG-103 chromosome 3, BGAUD_0.2, whole genome shotgun sequence and contains:
- the znf281b gene encoding zinc finger protein 281b; amino-acid sequence: MSIIQDKLGNEFLRNGGMDPNFPPSMIMFSHLPPVTSFARLTSQSVVADLPQEMILKKERDSPEHGAGFLHSMGIKQEKLSEFDYRLPLYGAGPETASGGGGKCTDMLDVSMGNHTNMLLHDIGLSNFPGRLGKDPKDSSHRRGRRANGEGPEGKTRRKRGESTKSLMLDGDGGPLSPSSKPHICEHCSAAFRSSYHLRRHVLIHTGERPFRCSQCNMSFIQKYLLQRHEKIHSGEKPFSCDQCNMRFIQKYHMERHKRTHSGEKPYKCDTCQQYFSRTDRLLKHKRTCGEAIKKGLDPGMLDLGDEELAHGSYLQTQGSTSAPRKKGKSKNGGEGNERRRKKTGGAAGGHGLSLQNYGVDIPAGPALSTSAIDDGMQNQHVRGPKLVFKKGGRKAADKGLLSMGEAGSSSGPHEQKLLGSKSGSLDLPPGTGALDGMGLLQNASGSKHGGTSSNYDDAMQFLKKRRYLNAANSASGGADYGSVHLQPQQTVIQGGLGEPTLALLDTSPLVSVDSKHDKSGIPDEVLQSLLDHYSHKTDGTHPDVTFDLSDQHHVELHPTSATPELGADEGSSGGSGDKTGIMSEYSKFLLQTLERTSHSGGFTLGPSGAFPSSLFLDKHVYATSPLECGFGQSVTSPLAPSSSSALPKSHFSMLVSSPSPSHASPSPQQGFHLVALEPPAHQQLTPSQELDKPPSPPYPIGAQELASRQKKQQAKNGSSAANGGSGNDADGRSSVYGLAPTPDMVTLEPSKEVDVRSTYQIENFAQAFGSQFKSGRRTPLQYSTDPQGGVGDADPRISRTSVSEFSGYTSLLADVSEPASSGSKTPTSQSYR